In Microbacterium binotii, one DNA window encodes the following:
- a CDS encoding sensor histidine kinase, translated as MNTGRGSARAALHLVGAALVTFWLFAAPRPIDVWTWIGVLAVLAWLGGALLRGTERTAAALSGVALAAASVAVIPTGGITFAPVVVALLLLWADDAVPAWAAIAGSIAAAALMAVGSIGRAPGVPTLLAFGGGIVIASLAGASRRQTRRFLRQEATLRQQQQDAAEQAARAALARDLHDVLAHTLGGLVLQLDATEALIERGDTDAALARSRSARRLAGEGLDEARRAVAALRSGAGRDEHARPGEVIDAVEQLLRTHRSLGGSATFEAEGTPWETSEAQAVTLVRAAQEALSNARRHAPGQPIDVRIRWSTDRVLLTVSNDVTDAGGTPSGGFGLRGMRERVAALPRGGRVDISQDGSRFQVRMEVRR; from the coding sequence ATGAACACGGGGCGCGGGTCGGCGAGGGCGGCGCTGCATCTGGTCGGGGCGGCCCTGGTGACGTTCTGGCTGTTCGCCGCCCCGCGTCCGATCGACGTGTGGACGTGGATCGGGGTGCTCGCGGTACTCGCCTGGCTGGGCGGGGCGCTGCTGCGCGGCACCGAGCGAACAGCCGCCGCGCTCTCGGGCGTCGCGCTCGCGGCCGCATCCGTCGCCGTCATCCCCACCGGAGGGATCACCTTCGCCCCCGTCGTCGTCGCCCTGCTCCTGCTGTGGGCCGATGACGCCGTGCCTGCGTGGGCCGCGATAGCGGGCTCCATCGCAGCAGCGGCGCTGATGGCGGTCGGCTCGATCGGACGGGCCCCCGGCGTGCCCACCCTGCTGGCTTTCGGCGGCGGCATCGTCATCGCCTCACTGGCCGGCGCGAGCCGGCGCCAGACGCGCCGCTTTCTGCGTCAGGAGGCGACGTTGCGACAGCAACAGCAAGATGCGGCCGAGCAGGCGGCTCGAGCAGCCCTCGCTCGCGATCTGCACGACGTCCTCGCGCACACGCTCGGCGGACTGGTCCTGCAGCTCGATGCGACCGAGGCCCTCATCGAGCGCGGGGACACGGATGCCGCCCTCGCTCGCTCGCGGAGCGCGCGGCGGCTGGCGGGCGAAGGCCTGGACGAGGCGAGGCGGGCGGTCGCGGCGTTGCGCAGCGGTGCCGGACGCGATGAACACGCGCGGCCGGGCGAGGTCATCGACGCCGTCGAACAGCTGCTTCGCACGCATCGCTCCCTCGGTGGATCCGCGACCTTCGAGGCGGAAGGGACCCCGTGGGAGACGTCCGAGGCTCAGGCGGTGACCCTGGTGCGGGCCGCGCAGGAGGCGCTCAGCAACGCACGACGCCATGCTCCCGGGCAACCGATCGATGTCCGCATCCGGTGGAGCACCGATCGTGTGCTGCTCACCGTCTCCAATGATGTGACCGACGCGGGCGGGACCCCATCGGGCGGGTTCGGGCTGCGCGGAATGCGCGAGCGCGTCGCCGCGCTCCCGCGAGGCGGTCGGGTCGACATCAGCCAGGACGGATCGCGCTTCCAGGTGCGGATGGAGGTGCGCCGGTGA
- a CDS encoding response regulator transcription factor: protein MNPRPIRVLVVDDQAIVRDGLVTILGLLHDVSVVGEASDGVEAITLALSERPDVVLMDLRMPGLSGADATARLTRDAPEIAVLVLTTYADDDTIADALRAGARGYLTKDAGRAELEAAIRSVARGQSVFASDVGARLVRAATGTAPPPAGRLTDRFPALTAREGDVLALVARGRNNHEIASELFVSVATVKSHINTIFAKLGVRDRAAAVALVLSGDG from the coding sequence GTGAATCCTCGGCCGATCAGAGTGCTCGTCGTCGACGACCAGGCGATCGTACGGGACGGCCTCGTGACGATCCTCGGCCTGCTCCACGACGTGTCGGTCGTCGGTGAGGCGAGCGACGGCGTCGAGGCGATCACCCTCGCCCTGTCCGAGCGCCCCGATGTCGTGCTCATGGACCTGCGGATGCCGGGGCTCAGCGGCGCCGACGCCACGGCGCGGTTGACGCGGGATGCGCCGGAGATCGCCGTGCTCGTGCTGACGACGTACGCCGACGACGACACCATCGCTGATGCGCTGCGCGCAGGCGCCCGCGGATATCTCACGAAGGATGCGGGGCGCGCGGAGCTCGAGGCGGCGATCCGCTCCGTCGCGCGCGGTCAGTCGGTCTTCGCATCCGACGTGGGAGCCCGGCTCGTGCGAGCCGCTACCGGAACGGCGCCGCCGCCCGCGGGGCGTCTGACCGACCGTTTCCCGGCACTGACGGCCCGGGAGGGTGACGTCCTCGCGCTCGTGGCCCGAGGCAGGAACAATCACGAGATCGCCTCGGAGCTGTTCGTCTCGGTCGCGACCGTGAAGTCCCACATCAACACGATCTTCGCCAAGCTCGGCGTCCGCGACCGCGCGGCGGCGGTCGCTCTCGTGCTGTCCGGCGACGGCTGA
- a CDS encoding FadR/GntR family transcriptional regulator — MAQVVRTPLADQAADLLLARVRAGEWALGAKLPGETTLAAQLGVGRSTVREAIRRLAGSGVLDSRHGSGVYVTALDVADEWSDVLRRADIVTVIEARTAIEVEGAMLAAQRRTPADLRIIRRALDARTVPGQSAEEHVDADMALHRTIVVASHNDVLVELFDGFVPRVRRAMIEMLRIRPTASEREDQDAHAAVVAAIAERMPDAAVRASRTHLDALKAALS; from the coding sequence ATGGCTCAGGTCGTGCGCACGCCACTGGCCGACCAGGCGGCCGATCTGCTTCTCGCGCGCGTGCGTGCGGGGGAGTGGGCCCTCGGGGCCAAGTTGCCCGGCGAGACGACCTTGGCTGCGCAGCTGGGTGTCGGGCGCTCGACCGTGCGCGAGGCCATCCGCCGGCTCGCGGGGAGCGGCGTCCTGGACTCGCGCCACGGGTCCGGCGTCTACGTGACGGCCCTCGACGTCGCGGACGAATGGAGTGACGTCTTGCGGCGCGCCGACATCGTGACGGTGATCGAGGCGCGGACGGCGATCGAGGTCGAGGGGGCCATGCTGGCGGCGCAGCGGCGCACGCCCGCTGATCTGCGCATCATCCGGCGCGCGCTCGATGCCCGGACCGTGCCCGGGCAGAGTGCCGAGGAGCATGTGGATGCCGACATGGCCCTCCATCGGACGATCGTCGTGGCATCGCACAACGACGTACTGGTCGAGTTGTTCGACGGCTTCGTGCCTCGCGTCCGCCGCGCCATGATCGAGATGCTCCGCATCCGGCCGACGGCCTCGGAGCGGGAGGATCAGGATGCGCACGCCGCCGTCGTCGCAGCGATCGCGGAGCGGATGCCGGATGCGGCGGTCCGCGCGAGCCGCACGCACCTCGACGCACTCAAGGCGGCCCTGTCCTGA
- a CDS encoding 2-isopropylmalate synthase, translating into MTTFTPAWNRQRPSGMPSHRYGDAYSRVEVPLTDADRRWPNRRITAAPLWVPVDLRDGNQALAEPMDPARKRRFFELMVRMGYTEIEVGYPSASQTDYDFVRLIAESDLAPDEVTIVVFTPARRDLIEQTVASIRGIRNEVVIHMYTATAPVWRKTVLGKDRAEVRELILAGGRDVWELAGHLPNVRFEFSPEVFNLTEPDYVIEVCDAITELWQASPERPVILNLPATVEIATPNVYADQIEYMHTHLARRDGVILSVHPHNDRGTGVACAELAVLAGAQRVEGCIFGNGERTGNVDIATLALNLHAQGVDPMIDFSDIDEIRRTVEYCNRIDVHPRHPYVGDLVHTAFSGTHQDAIKKGFAEHRARAAAEGRDERDIAWRVPYLPIDPADIGRTYDAVIRVNSQSGKGGIAYLLETEYGVVLPRRLQIDFSRHVQQLTDSTGEEVTAHEIWSLFSDVYLSGPEHPHMSIETAHVDEAAATTEVIVRVDDQAHRSTHAGVGPVEAAVHALADCGVELEILSLHQSSLTSGADAEAVTLIEYRGPSGPAWVAGRDRSTLAATLEAVVRAADRVSEHRRVVGSAGTTRRALLGTPRV; encoded by the coding sequence ATGACAACTTTCACTCCCGCCTGGAACCGGCAGCGCCCCTCCGGCATGCCGTCGCACCGCTACGGCGACGCCTACTCGCGCGTCGAGGTGCCTCTCACCGACGCGGACCGCCGCTGGCCGAACCGCCGCATCACCGCTGCCCCGCTGTGGGTACCCGTCGACCTGCGCGACGGCAATCAGGCCCTCGCCGAGCCGATGGACCCCGCCCGCAAGCGCCGGTTCTTCGAGCTCATGGTGCGCATGGGTTACACGGAGATCGAAGTCGGCTACCCGTCCGCATCCCAGACCGACTACGACTTCGTGCGCCTCATCGCCGAGTCCGACCTCGCGCCCGACGAGGTCACGATCGTCGTGTTCACACCGGCGCGACGCGATCTGATCGAGCAGACCGTGGCATCGATCCGCGGCATCCGCAACGAGGTCGTCATCCACATGTACACCGCGACGGCCCCGGTCTGGCGCAAGACCGTGCTCGGCAAGGACCGTGCCGAGGTGCGCGAGCTGATCCTCGCCGGCGGCAGGGACGTGTGGGAGCTCGCGGGTCACCTGCCGAATGTCCGCTTCGAGTTCTCCCCCGAGGTATTCAACCTGACGGAGCCCGACTATGTCATCGAGGTGTGCGACGCGATCACCGAGCTGTGGCAGGCGAGCCCGGAGCGCCCCGTCATCCTGAACCTGCCCGCGACCGTCGAGATCGCCACCCCCAATGTCTACGCCGACCAGATCGAGTACATGCACACGCACCTCGCCCGCCGCGACGGCGTGATCCTCTCGGTGCACCCGCACAACGATCGCGGGACCGGCGTCGCCTGCGCCGAGCTGGCGGTCCTCGCCGGTGCGCAGCGTGTCGAAGGGTGCATCTTCGGCAACGGTGAACGCACGGGCAACGTGGACATCGCGACTCTCGCCCTGAACCTGCACGCGCAAGGCGTCGATCCCATGATCGACTTCTCCGACATCGACGAGATCCGCCGCACGGTCGAGTACTGCAACCGCATCGACGTGCATCCGCGCCATCCGTATGTCGGCGACCTCGTGCACACCGCGTTCAGCGGCACGCACCAGGACGCGATCAAGAAGGGCTTCGCGGAGCACCGGGCCCGCGCGGCGGCCGAGGGGCGCGACGAGCGCGACATCGCCTGGCGGGTGCCCTACCTGCCCATCGATCCCGCGGACATCGGACGCACCTATGACGCGGTCATCCGCGTCAACTCGCAGTCCGGCAAGGGCGGCATCGCCTACCTGCTGGAGACCGAGTACGGGGTCGTGCTTCCCCGTCGACTTCAGATCGACTTCTCGCGGCACGTGCAGCAGCTCACCGACAGCACGGGCGAAGAGGTGACGGCGCACGAGATCTGGTCGCTGTTCTCCGACGTCTACCTGAGCGGCCCGGAGCACCCGCATATGTCCATCGAGACCGCGCACGTCGACGAGGCCGCCGCCACGACGGAGGTGATCGTGCGCGTCGACGACCAGGCGCACCGTTCCACGCACGCGGGCGTCGGGCCTGTCGAGGCAGCCGTGCACGCGCTGGCGGACTGCGGCGTCGAGCTCGAGATCCTCTCGCTCCATCAGAGCTCGCTCACATCGGGCGCGGATGCCGAGGCGGTGACACTCATCGAGTACCGCGGACCGAGCGGCCCGGCGTGGGTCGCGGGACGCGATCGCTCCACACTCGCGGCCACCCTGGAGGCGGTGGTCCGCGCCGCGGACCGGGTGTCGGAGCACCGGCGCGTCGTCGGCAGCGCCGGGACAACACGCCGCGCACTGCTCGGAACGCCGCGGGTGTGA
- a CDS encoding sensor histidine kinase gives MVHVVEPPLPRLIPPPPAWVRDLVAAALITAIALAPFPGGEFRASTPLTWVLVFLPAVLLPARRRWPLPTLAASTLIYCTLLLLGVVSAGAALGVGIAMFGAANRTSRRTTFIAVLAAELVVIGTSIIASLGSTFDPRTVQVALVIAFAGAVGDATKFRREYLQAMTERAIRAEETREVEARRRVSEERLRIARDLHDAVAHQISVISLNAGVASASLETRPDKTREALATIRTASRTVLSEIGGLLAMLRADDEDQQALAPQPDLSDLDHLVASFVDNGLEIGVRSEGVPVGVPSAVSRVAYRVVQEGLTNALKHGSQRRAHVLIEGGAEELRVVVTNPAISPDDTNQRAGFGLIGLHERVASARGTLTSGWTPGGFRLVAELPLPEGSAS, from the coding sequence ATGGTGCACGTCGTTGAACCGCCCCTCCCGCGTCTGATCCCGCCCCCGCCCGCGTGGGTCAGAGACCTCGTCGCGGCGGCACTCATCACGGCGATCGCACTCGCTCCGTTCCCCGGCGGCGAGTTCCGCGCGTCGACGCCGCTGACCTGGGTGCTCGTCTTCCTCCCCGCGGTACTGCTTCCCGCGCGACGCCGGTGGCCACTGCCCACGCTCGCGGCCAGCACGCTGATCTACTGCACGCTGCTGCTTCTGGGGGTGGTCTCCGCAGGCGCGGCGCTGGGCGTCGGAATCGCGATGTTCGGGGCCGCGAACCGCACGTCACGTCGCACCACGTTCATCGCCGTGCTCGCGGCCGAGCTTGTCGTCATCGGCACGAGCATCATCGCCTCTCTCGGCTCGACATTCGACCCTCGCACCGTGCAGGTCGCCCTGGTGATCGCCTTCGCCGGAGCGGTGGGAGATGCGACGAAGTTCCGCCGCGAGTACCTGCAGGCGATGACGGAACGGGCGATCCGAGCGGAGGAGACGAGGGAGGTGGAGGCGCGCCGACGGGTGAGCGAGGAACGCCTGCGGATCGCGCGCGACCTCCACGATGCCGTCGCCCACCAGATCTCGGTGATCAGCCTCAACGCCGGGGTTGCCTCGGCGAGCCTCGAAACGCGACCGGACAAGACACGTGAGGCGCTGGCGACGATCCGGACGGCGTCTCGGACGGTGCTGAGCGAGATCGGCGGGCTGCTCGCGATGCTCCGCGCGGACGATGAGGATCAGCAGGCACTCGCCCCGCAGCCCGATCTCTCGGACCTTGACCACCTGGTGGCATCGTTCGTCGACAACGGCCTCGAGATCGGTGTGCGTAGCGAAGGCGTCCCTGTCGGTGTTCCCTCAGCCGTCTCCCGCGTCGCCTATCGTGTGGTGCAGGAGGGGCTCACCAACGCGTTGAAACACGGATCACAGCGTCGCGCGCACGTCCTCATCGAGGGCGGCGCCGAAGAACTCCGCGTGGTCGTGACGAATCCCGCGATCTCTCCCGACGATACGAATCAGCGCGCAGGATTCGGTCTGATCGGCCTCCACGAGCGCGTCGCCTCCGCGCGCGGCACCCTCACGTCCGGGTGGACACCGGGAGGTTTCCGCCTCGTCGCCGAACTCCCCCTGCCCGAAGGGTCCGCGTCGTGA
- a CDS encoding response regulator — protein sequence MTTVLIVDDQSLIRAAVRDLLDADPGIDVVGEAADGYEAVALAGERRPNVVLMDIRMPGMDGIAATAAICADPSMTLTRVLILTTFEEDEYLVSALRAGASGFIGKGAEPEEIVRAVKAVHAGEALLSPTATRSLITRYVLPREPNTVVSGDLANLTGRELEVLVLIARGRSNDEIAADLFISPHTAKTHAKRIMTKLHAHDRAQLVIWAYESGLLVPGN from the coding sequence GTGACGACCGTCCTCATCGTGGACGATCAGTCCCTGATCCGCGCCGCGGTTCGGGATCTCCTGGATGCGGATCCCGGAATCGACGTGGTCGGAGAGGCGGCCGACGGATACGAAGCAGTCGCACTGGCGGGCGAGCGACGCCCGAACGTGGTGCTCATGGACATCCGGATGCCCGGGATGGATGGGATCGCGGCCACAGCGGCGATCTGCGCGGATCCGTCGATGACGCTCACGCGCGTGCTGATTCTCACCACGTTCGAAGAGGACGAGTACCTCGTCAGCGCACTGCGCGCGGGAGCGAGCGGATTCATCGGCAAGGGAGCCGAGCCGGAGGAGATCGTCCGCGCGGTGAAAGCCGTCCATGCCGGTGAGGCTCTCCTGTCGCCGACGGCGACACGGAGCCTCATCACCCGCTACGTCCTGCCCCGCGAACCGAACACGGTCGTCTCCGGCGATCTCGCGAACCTGACCGGCCGCGAGCTCGAGGTTCTCGTGCTCATCGCCCGCGGGCGATCCAACGACGAGATCGCGGCGGATCTGTTCATCTCCCCGCACACCGCGAAGACCCATGCGAAACGCATCATGACCAAGCTGCACGCGCACGATCGCGCACAGCTGGTCATCTGGGCGTACGAGAGCGGACTGCTCGTTCCCGGCAACTGA